One Bombyx mori chromosome 28, ASM3026992v2 DNA segment encodes these proteins:
- the LOC101739350 gene encoding chitin deacetylase 7-like isoform X2, whose translation MKLVFYAALLTAVLAKELQLATECDPEACKLPDCRCSSTSIPGGLEPRNTPQFVTLTFDDGVNVINVETYREVLYNRVNSNNCPVRATFYVSHEYTNYQLVNELYNRGHEIALHSISHRTPPSFWAAATYDEIKEEIADQKVQIAHFANIPFEEVKGVRLPFLQMNGNTSFQVMSDFGLTYDCTWPASAQTQRGLWPYTLDYASTQDCTIPPCPTASLPGSWVVPMIAWTDPNGFPCVMVDACTSFPDREDPDAWFRFIVTNFERHYLANRAPFGFFVHEWYISAYPAVKTALVRFMDMINTLPDVFMVSSSDVVEWVRNPIPIAEYRSRSCKTFRQTACPASSCGPLVAEHNQLSYWLQLCNRCPAKYPWVGNPFGLN comes from the exons ATGAAGCTGGTCTTTTATGCAGCTCTGCTCACGGCGGTCTTGGCTAAAGAACTGCAACTTGCTACGGAATGTGACCCAGAAGCGTGCAAGCTCCCGGATTGCAGATGCTCGTCTACCAGTATCCCGGGAGGCTTGGAACCTAGGAACACGCCACAG TTCGTCACTTTGACGTTTGACGACGGCGTTAACGTTATCAACGTCGAGACCTATCGTGAGGTTCTCTACAACCGCGTCAACTCCAACAATTGCCCGGTACGCGCTACCTTCTACGTCAGCCACGAGTACACCAACTACCAACTGGTCAACGAGCTATACAACAGAGGCCACGAGATCGCTCTCCACTCAATCTCCCACCGAACTCCTCCGTCATTCTGGGCAGCAGCTACATACGATGAGATCAAAGAGGAAATCGCCGATCAAAAAGTACAGATCGCTCACTTCGCGAACATCCCATTTGAGGAGGTTAAAG GAGTCCGTCTTCCATTTCTTCAAATGAACGGCAACACTAGTTTCCAAGTCATGTCTGACTTCGGCCTAACCTACGACTGCACCTGGCCAGCCTCTGCCCAGACCCAGCGTGGTCTCTGGCCATATACCTTGGACTACGCTTCGACTCAAGACTGCACTATTCCACCGTGCCCAACTGCTTCGCTGCCTGGTTCATGGGTCGTCCCGATGATCGCGTGGACTGATCCTAATGGGTTCCCTTGTGTAATGGTTGACGCTTGCACATCTTT CCCTGACCGTGAAGATCCTGATGCCTGGTTCAGATTCATCGTGACCAACTTTGAAAGGCACTACCTCGCTAACAGAGCGCCTTTCGGCTTCTTCGTCCATGAGTGGTACATTTCCGCTTACCCCGCAGTCAAGACAGCTCTGGTCAGATTCATGGATATGATCAACACCCTTCCTGATGTCTTCATG GTATCATCTAGCGATGTCGTAGAGTGGGTGAGGAACCCCATCCCCATTGCTGAGTACAGATCAAGATCTTGCAAGACGTTCAGGCAGACtgcgtgcccagcttcttcttGCGGACCTTTGGTAGCTGAACATAACCag TTATCCTACTGGCTGCAGCTCTGCAATAGATGTCCGGCTAAATATCCGTGGGTCGGCAATCCATTTggacttaattaa
- the LOC101739350 gene encoding chitin deacetylase 7-like isoform X1 — protein sequence MKLVFYAALLTAVLAKELQLATECDPEACKLPDCRCSSTSIPGGLEPRNTPQFVTLTFDDGVNVINVETYREVLYNRVNSNNCPVRATFYVSHEYTNYQLVNELYNRGHEIALHSISHRTPPSFWAAATYDEIKEEIADQKVQIAHFANIPFEEVKGVRLPFLQMNGNTSFQVMSDFGLTYDCTWPASAQTQRGLWPYTLDYASTQDCTIPPCPTASLPGSWVVPMIAWTDPNGFPCVMVDACTSFPDREDPDAWFRFIVTNFERHYLANRAPFGFFVHEWYISAYPAVKTALVRFMDMINTLPDVFMVSSSDVVEWVRNPIPIAEYRSRSCKTFRQTACPASSCGPLVAEHNQVNFIMVTSLVFVLLLRRVDELTAHLVLSGYWSP from the exons ATGAAGCTGGTCTTTTATGCAGCTCTGCTCACGGCGGTCTTGGCTAAAGAACTGCAACTTGCTACGGAATGTGACCCAGAAGCGTGCAAGCTCCCGGATTGCAGATGCTCGTCTACCAGTATCCCGGGAGGCTTGGAACCTAGGAACACGCCACAG TTCGTCACTTTGACGTTTGACGACGGCGTTAACGTTATCAACGTCGAGACCTATCGTGAGGTTCTCTACAACCGCGTCAACTCCAACAATTGCCCGGTACGCGCTACCTTCTACGTCAGCCACGAGTACACCAACTACCAACTGGTCAACGAGCTATACAACAGAGGCCACGAGATCGCTCTCCACTCAATCTCCCACCGAACTCCTCCGTCATTCTGGGCAGCAGCTACATACGATGAGATCAAAGAGGAAATCGCCGATCAAAAAGTACAGATCGCTCACTTCGCGAACATCCCATTTGAGGAGGTTAAAG GAGTCCGTCTTCCATTTCTTCAAATGAACGGCAACACTAGTTTCCAAGTCATGTCTGACTTCGGCCTAACCTACGACTGCACCTGGCCAGCCTCTGCCCAGACCCAGCGTGGTCTCTGGCCATATACCTTGGACTACGCTTCGACTCAAGACTGCACTATTCCACCGTGCCCAACTGCTTCGCTGCCTGGTTCATGGGTCGTCCCGATGATCGCGTGGACTGATCCTAATGGGTTCCCTTGTGTAATGGTTGACGCTTGCACATCTTT CCCTGACCGTGAAGATCCTGATGCCTGGTTCAGATTCATCGTGACCAACTTTGAAAGGCACTACCTCGCTAACAGAGCGCCTTTCGGCTTCTTCGTCCATGAGTGGTACATTTCCGCTTACCCCGCAGTCAAGACAGCTCTGGTCAGATTCATGGATATGATCAACACCCTTCCTGATGTCTTCATG GTATCATCTAGCGATGTCGTAGAGTGGGTGAGGAACCCCATCCCCATTGCTGAGTACAGATCAAGATCTTGCAAGACGTTCAGGCAGACtgcgtgcccagcttcttcttGCGGACCTTTGGTAGCTGAACATAACCaggtaaattttattatggTTACATcattggtttttgttttattgcttagacgggtggacgagcttacagcccacctggtgttaagtggttactggagcccatag